ATCGGTATGTTCTGTTTGCAGTTTGCCATTCCTCTTTAACCCTTTCAAAATAGTCCAGATTGGCCTTATCGATAATTCCTTCCTGCCGTACCAATTCCTGTCCGGCATTTAAATACAGCAAATGTTTTTCCTGAGCTGCTTTTTCTAGTTGTTCTAAAATTTCTATAGTGACCATGGTGCTTACCCTTATTCTACAATAACCAACTTTTCTCAAAAAAGTTGATCACAATAAAAAAAATTGCACAAACGACCTGTCGCGTCTGCCACCTTAAAAAGTCACTTTTACACCCCCAATTTGTGCAGTTGCCGGAGTAAATTTGATGTATATAAAATAAAAGGAACCACCTATGTCCGATGTATTTCAAGCAATCAAATGGAAGCTAGCTGAAGAAGACTACAAATTCCTGCATCTTTTTCTGTAAATTCGATTAATAATTTGACTTACAATGCGTTATTTCCTTTGTATCATTCTGCCTCCCGTTGCTGTTCTTACTACAGGACGAATAGGCGCTCTGATTTTGAATATTGTTCTCTGTCTCTTTTTTTGGATACCGGGAGTTATACATGCTATTCTGGTTACGAATGACTATTATGCCGACAAAAGAAACAGAAAACTGATAAGGGCTGTAAAGAACAGCAGATAAACCAGAAAAGAACACCAGATGTTCGCTTTCGCACAGTTCCGACCAGAGTCAACCCTCACAAAACACTAATAATCAACCATTTTAAATACAGGCATTTTAAATGCAGGATAAAACAAAAAAGGTTGATTCATGCTAAAAAATTTCTTTACTGTCGCTTTAAGGAACATTAGAAAAAACAAAGGGTATGCTTTTATTAACATAGTAGGGCTTTCCCTTGGCATCTGTTGCGCACTGATCATTTATATTCTCGTCAACTATCATTTAAGTTTCGACACGTTTCATAAGAGCACAGACCGTATTTACAGGGTAATTACAGAATTTCATCAGGAAGGTGTGGAACTTGAGCGAGCGGTGCCTCAGCCACTAGGTAAGGCTTTTCGAAACGACTTTGGTTTTTCTGAAAAGGCGGCGCGTATAGCAACATTGAACAGCAGCTTCATTGCTGTTCAATCAGGTAAAGAAGTAAAGAAATTCGACGAAGCAAATGGAGTAGCCTATGCAGAGGCAGAGTTCTTTGAAATCTTTAATTTCCCATTGGAAGAAGGCGACAAAAGAACCGCTTTGATCCAACCTAATACTGCGCTAATTACCCGAAATATCGCCAGGAAATATTTTGGCAAGGAGGAAGCTTTAGGGAAAACGATCAAAGTAAATAACAAAGACATTTTCACTGTGACGGGAGTTTTAAAAGATTTGCCGTCCAATTCAGAAAGAAAGAATGAGATATTCCTTTCTTATGATAATCTCAAAAACTGGAACCAGTGGATTGCAAGTGATAGTAGCTGGACCGGCGTTTTTGGTGGACTCGAATGCTACACTCTTTTAAAAAAGGGAGTACACCCGGAGACGGTTAATAAAGCCCTTGCAGGCTTATCAGATAAATACTACGACGAGGAAGACTCAAAAGTATTCAGGTTTATTCTGCAACCGCTAAAAAACGTTCATTTCAATACGGGGATGGATGGCGAGATATCCACAAAAACCCTTTATACACTGTCGGCAATAGGCGTGTTTCTTCTTATTGTTGCATGCGTTAACTTCATCAATCTTGCCACAGCGCAATCATTGAAAAGAGCAAAGGAAGTAGGCGTCAGAAAGGTACTGGGAAGCAAGTTCTGGGAGCAAGCGAGAACAGCATTATTTGGCTTTTCGGAAAAGAATTCACCATATTGGTTCTGCTGGCGTTTGTAATCGCTGCTCCTCTCGCAGGATGGGTTA
The window above is part of the Arcticibacter tournemirensis genome. Proteins encoded here:
- a CDS encoding YqaE/Pmp3 family membrane protein yields the protein MRYFLCIILPPVAVLTTGRIGALILNIVLCLFFWIPGVIHAILVTNDYYADKRNRKLIRAVKNSR
- a CDS encoding ABC transporter permease → MLKNFFTVALRNIRKNKGYAFINIVGLSLGICCALIIYILVNYHLSFDTFHKSTDRIYRVITEFHQEGVELERAVPQPLGKAFRNDFGFSEKAARIATLNSSFIAVQSGKEVKKFDEANGVAYAEAEFFEIFNFPLEEGDKRTALIQPNTALITRNIARKYFGKEEALGKTIKVNNKDIFTVTGVLKDLPSNSERKNEIFLSYDNLKNWNQWIASDSSWTGVFGGLECYTLLKKGVHPETVNKALAGLSDKYYDEEDSKVFRFILQPLKNVHFNTGMDGEISTKTLYTLSAIGVFLLIVACVNFINLATAQSLKRAKEVGVRKVLGSKFWEQARTALFGFSEKNSPYWFCWRL